Genomic window (Rhododendron vialii isolate Sample 1 chromosome 4a, ASM3025357v1):
GTCATAAATATAAAAACGATAACAATTTCAAAGTTATATATTTGACCTGCTAGTGTCGCCGTTACTGATTCCTTATTTCAGGTGACCGTGTACCAGTGTCTTGACGGGGGTGTTATTGCTGTGTTGCAATCTTACATTGACGACGATGTAAGAACCAAGACTTTCTGTTTGATGCATTTAGAATATTTATCTATAAGACTCTCTTCTTAAAGATATTTACGGTTTCCATGTGTTTTCTCAATCAGAAAGATGAATCCTTTTACACTGTGACATGGGCGTGCAGTACTGACGGGACTCCATTATTAGTTGCTGGAGGAATCAATGGTATTATCCGTGTCATTGATGCAGGCAATGAGAAGATACACAAGGTATTGGATACTAGATATTTGTGATCTACTTTTCATTGTATTTATGTTAGTACTTGCTCTAGTGTGCTGGCGATAATGCTCTgtgtaaaagaaaaattttGGACAGAAGGGATCCGATTGTCTATCTTTTTGGCTGTGAACATCTAAATAATGGAACTCCTAGTTATCGTTTTCCTTTCTAACATTTTATTATGTAGCTAGGATGACACTCACAAATTGCTCTGTTACGTGGTGTCCCTATGCCACATATTGTCTATAGACCTCCTAAATGCAGACTTTTATGTTTTAACTGATATAGCAGATAGTTTTACTGTTAGCCAAAAGGGTCATAACTAAACTTACTGCATTATCGGgtgacttatttatttattaactTTGCATGTTTATACAATGGAAACCTTACTGCCTGGCTCTGCACCCATTTGGTATATAACATGTCTATACAATGGAAACCTTACTGCCTGGCTCTGCACCCATTTGGTATATAATTGTGCAAACATGATTCTTGTCACTTATTGCCTCAAAATTTTTTGATATCCAGAGTTTTGTGGGCCATGGGGACTCAATAAATGAAATTAGAACGCAGCCATTGAGACCATCACTTGTAGTGTCTGCAAGCAAAGTAAGTGTTTCAACAATATATGGGCAACTTCCATGTTAATTAATAGTGTTTTCCTTTGTGACACCATAATTACTGATCTAGATTGGATCAGGATGAATCAGTTCGGCTGTGGAATGTTCATACCGGAATATGCATTTTGATATTTGCTGGTGCCGGCGGTCATCGCAATGAAGTCTTGAGCGTGGTAAGTCTAGATTATGAAGATTAATGTGCCATCCCTTCCAAAGTCTTTTGACAATCGCCAATGTGAAGTGAGGATTTAAACCTTATTGAAACTGGGATCTCTAACTCTCTTGTGGCTGCTTTTAGGACTTTCATCCTTCAGATATATATCGTATTGCAAGTTGTGGAATGGATAACACTGTCAAGATCTGGTCAATGAAAGGTAAAATTTGGTTCTACTATTGGCTAttaagaaagaaggaaagaagtTGGTTTGCTATTAGAAGATGTCATGGAGCTTGGCAAGGCTGAGTGCCGCTTGCATGATAAAGAGAATATAGATAGTGATCCATCTTTTGTTTCCCCAATGCATGGAACCTGAGTTTTGAAATTTAACTTATTATATTTGTTGGGATTTCTAAAATAGCTGGGCCCTATTTAAAGAGTGAATGTTCTTACGGTTGGTTAAAGAGAAGGTTGAAGGGTGGGACCATAGACTTAGAATGTTTCATCTCTTGGCTTTTGTTGTCCAACTTAATGGACATGCAATGATGTTGCGTTATTGTTGTTGAGCTCGAAGATGTTTCCTTTTAGTTATTACTTGTCAGAATTTTCCTTGATATAAGGCTTTCTTTTGTATGCTTTTTGAATTACTGTTTTTATTGGTCAATTTTTGAGCCAAATAGGTTGAGCCGTGCAAGCTGGATTTTGAACAGCCATGGACACTAGAGCCAAATAGTAATTCTCAGTTATATAAACAGAGTACAATTGAACGGCaaacaaagagaagaaaagtAAGTTTAGTAATGGTGGAATATTTGTTCTAATTTTCTAGATGTGATATGGTCACGTACTGGGAAGCATTAAGGGCAGAGGTCGACCAAAAAAATGACTTTGGAGGCAATAGTTTGAAAGGATCTATGTTTGTTGGATATCACGGAACAAGatgcccttgacagagctccaATGGACAAAACAGATTCTTATAGCCAACCCAAATTGATTGGGACTtgaggcttggtttggtttgatttgatttgtctAATTTGTTTGAAGAAACTTGGTGAATAGAGAAATACATAGTATTGTTTATCGAGAGAGCTAGGAGTAAAAGACTAAAGACTGTTGTGAATTCTGGTATAATTATCGCAAAGTGGCAACTGTCAACTTCAACTCTCCATCTCATGCTTTGCAGTCCTAGCTTTTCCCATTGCGGCTGTGCAAAAACCTGGGGTACAAAGTCAGGGAAGTATAGATGAGTTGTCCTTAGTGTTTTAGTGATCCTTTCTCTTTTTGGCTTGCCTTAGTGTTGCATAAATGAGCTTGCCCTTAGGATCACTATAAAGGAACTTATCTCGGTGTTGTAGTGAAGGTGCTGCCGTTTATTCTGGTTTTCTGCAACTAATTAGGGTTGTTTCATTTCGATTTTGTGGACCGTTTAATGAGTGTGGGCCCATGGCTGATTTTTTAGAAACTTGTGTTTATGAGTCAACGTGCGATTTTTTGTTCCCTCTTCCCTGTGACCAGGTGGCCAATATCCACAATCTTCCTAGTTAAATGGTCTGGCAAATTGGCCACATCTACACTAGCAAGAGTAAACATCAACCTGTACTCTGTAAGTTTTAAtccttctttttccattttcttaaatTTATGCAGAGTTCTGGACATATGTAGAAAAGTCTTTCACATGGACAGATCTTCCTTCAAAATTCCCGACAAAATATGTACAGTTCCCTGTGAGTAGCTGCACTTCCCAATTTTACAGATAGTGTATTTCTTGAAGTTGTATCTAATTATTCTCTGTGATTTCAGGTATTTATAGCTTCAGTCCATTCAAACTATGTCGACTGTAATAGATGGCTtggtgattttattttgtctaaGGTGAGTGAGTTTACCTTGATTTTTCTGATTCatcctttcttttgttttgtttttattggcTAGAAGTTGTGGGAGCTCTATAAACTTTTGCCTGTGGTGAACTTGACTGCTGGGATAATTGGGGGCTTGTATGCAGCATGAAAATATGTTGTGTTTTGGCTCCTAGAATGATTTCTACAAACAGGTAGCTCACTTATGTTCAGCAAATATTTTGGGCATGTCATTTCAACAGAGTGGTTTCTCTTTAGACGATTGTGATTGTTAAGAGACCAATATTCTAATTGATGGCTGCAAAGGAAAACTAATTTTGTGACTACCAGAATAACTTACCATGGGATGATTCACATCATGCACGGGGAGGCCACTTAAATTGAATGGGTTTTTCATATTTCCAAAAATGTAACTACCAACTTCTTTGAAAAAGCAGAGGACAATGCGAAATGTATTGCATCATTGCGATACAATTGCTATACTGATCATGACTCTTTTAAGTGGTGGAGGAAGTTTGCTGACACCTTGGTAATGGTTATAATTCCATGCTTGTTTCTGCCTGACACCCTTGATATTACGCTGAGATAAATGCCAATATTTATAGTGCTTATCCAGTTGATTGTTTTGCTAATGTTCAGAGTGTGGACAATGAAATCGTATTGTGGGAGCCAAAAATGAAGGAACAGTCTCCAGGAGAGGTTAGAATATTCTCATGTCGTTGCCATTCTGAAACTTTTAACTTCCGTGTAGTGGTCTTCTATTTCTGATTCTGACTGGAAATTTAAATCCTGCCATTTTGCTCTCTTTTCCTTCAAATGTTTCCTTGTAATATCTGTGCAGGGTTCAGTTGACATCCTTCAAAAATATCCAGTTCCGGAGTGTGACATTTGGTTCATCAAATTTTCATACGACTTTCATTACAATTCAGCGGCTATAGGTATGCAAGTTGAACTCGATTGTTATGTTCCTGAcacttttatttgtttttctctctttttagcCATGTTGATATTGATTAAAGCATATTGTTTAGCCTCATACCGTCATTTGGCTAATATCCTACCAATTTGCCTTGGGATCATAGCTTCTTCAACCTTTTTACCAGGGAATAGAGAAGGGAAGATTTTCGTGTGGGAACTCCAGTCAAGCCCTCCTGTTCTCGTCGCTAGGTTTGTTTTCGTTGCTCTTGGTCATCAAAATCATTTATAGAAACCATGCATTTCTTCATGCGATTTGGGTTTTGACGCTCTTTAAGAGTTTCATGctccttttttctatttcagGTTGTCTCACATTCAGTCAAAATCTGCAATTAGACAGACCGCCATGTCTTTCGATGGAAGGTAACTTCCCCATACATTTGCTGGCCTATGGTTTACATTGTAAACTCAAACACGTGTATAATCAATCCCGTATGTATATGTTGCAGCACGATTCTCAGCTGTTGCGAGGATGGAACGATCTGGCGCTGGGACACTGTAGCAACTTCCTGAGCTTCGCGATTCGCGTGTCCAGAGATGTGATTATATCGGAGCACCATTGCACTGAAATTGTTGGTTGAAACATTGTAGTGGAGAGGGAATGAAATCCTTGTATTCTGCTGTAGTGAAGCTGACAGATAAATCCTATGGGCCACTGGGAAAGTGACAAGGCAATATCATAGGGGATATTGTATTTATGGTTTAATCCTTGCTTTTGCAAAATTTATAGGATAAAATTGCATGAATTTTTAAGTGAAGAAAATTTGAGCAACCATCCGTGGACCGTGGTAGGAAAACTCATGGGGCTTCAGCGGATCCGGGGAtcttggaagagtttgttttcaatccggaccgttaaaaacatttttggacggcttggatgatGCCCTATAGCCTTGCAGTGCACCTCTGCACTATAGGGTTTGAACCCAACTTCAGCATGGAGCTTTTGCCAAATTTCAACAATTACAGGTCAAAACTCTTGTGCTAAGAGATTGATAGTGTCAGGTTTGAATTATACTCTGGTGAGATGTAAGTGCTTGAGGTTGAATGTTCGAATACCTTGAGGgacaaacatttcaaaccttgagGCCACTAGAAGGTTTGCCCAATTGTTAACTTCAGAGTTTTAAAATTAGTCGAGTTGCGCACAAGCTGATTCGGACATCCGGTCACACTAAATTATAATAGAGAAATTACATATTTTCTACTGCATGTTTCATCAGAAGCAGTCTAGTGTTCAAcaattgaaacaaataaaagctTGTAATAAAATCAATTGTGCAGTTCAAAGTTGCTCCAGTGTGAAAAGCCATGTACACACCTAACTAAAACGACGGGAAGAAGTACACATATTTATAGATTGAGCACCACATTAAACGACGGGAAGAAGTAATAAAATGACGGGAAGAAGTATAATACAAACAAAGAACGATTGAGCGCAACAGTCTTGTAGATAAAAATCATGTACGTATTTATAGATTGAGTGTCATCACCTAAAAACAAAGGACAAAGGGGAAAAGtaaaatgcaaacaaagaacaaatgtAAACAGGAGAATTTGAACGGGTGTAGTAAGCCATCgcagccgtccaaaaatattttcaacagTCCGGAGTTATCATTGATTGCTGAGATAGACGATTGAGATGACTCACTACACCCTTTAGAAAagttaacatggtatcaaaatTTAGGCTAGAGACGTTTGGATCCAGGGACCCCCTGCAGTGAGCAAAGTCACAATAAGGTGTAGTGAGCCATTgcagccgtccaaaaatgttttcaacggttcggatttaaatCCGATTCATTGATTGTTGAGATAGATGGCTGAGATGACTCACTACACCCTTTAATGACTTTGCTCACTGTAGGGTCCCTAGATCCGAACGTCTCTAACCTAAATTCTGAAACCATGTTtacttttcaattattttcagaatttaaaatttaagttgttacaaaaatcaaccaaagaATGCCTACTAGGCTATACATGTATTTGGTGGAATAGTTAGGAatggagttaattttttttttttcccaaaacgaTAACATGTGGTATTATAGATAGTACATCAAGAGAAAACTTCATTCCTAAATAAGGGATAAAAAACCAAATAGGAGGGGACGTAGTCCAAAAATTATATCCAACTCCAACTAAACCAATTACTCCAAACAAACGGAACaatgcaaaaaataacaaaaaacacCCACACAAGGGTGATAGAAACCCCACAAACAGAGAGAAATCCCACATAGGAGACACCAAAGAAGAGAAccagaaaaaaaatagagaaaaatcaATAATGGATCCGGACGGAGTCCGTCGTACCGAAGCAGACTTCATCCACCAACCTAGATCTCCCACTCCGGCAGGGGGAGGACGCCTCTAGCGACCACGATCTTCAAGGCACAACCTCCAAAATGACGAAGGAGGGGTGGTGGATGGTGGTTTGAAAAGGAGGAGAATGGGGGAAGGAGAGAAAATCTCCgaaatctagaaaaaaaacCCTCACGAGGGAGAGAAATCCCTCCCGTCACCCATTGAGGCGTAAAACCCAGGGGGAAGGGAAGGAGGGAGATGGGGCGGCGACTTCTTTAGGATTATATAGAGTCTttagagttagagagagagtgaatggAGTTAATTGGACACCCTCACTTGCTCgccgataaaataaaaaacaaatatcaCTAAAACAAATATTGACATAAGGGAAAATCTAGTGGTTCTTTGAGATTTTTTTACTACTTGATAAAAATAGTTGGAAATGAATTCTTCAACACTCTTACCGTAAGAGCCCGTTCCGCAAACgaaaaaaagtccttattttttaagaagataatttcaagctcaaaaattatgattttattgaaatttaaagatatgcaatatagatcttgtttgaaagatctcgaagaaatcttttatacgatgcaaaaaaaattgaaaacttatttttcatttacattatttttcagtttgaaaatgtgaaataaactgcttattttttaagaagatttctgaaatGGAGCTTAGCTGGCTCCGCCGGCAAACAATCATTGGAGTAAAAGTAATTCAAAGATcgatgataaaaaaataatactaataatgcAAAGATCTACTCTTTTGTTTTAACGATGAATCTACCGATCGATATTGACATAAAGGGTACATCTAGTTGCACTTTTAAGTAATTTGTTGTGCGTAGTTGGAGGAAAGAATTATGGAGTGTTTTTGGCACTGTCGCATTGTGCTCCAATATATGATGAAAACGAACTGATTTTGTGTTTATCATGCCTGTGGTGGTAGCCAATATGGCATTGGGTAACTCTCATTGGGTTTGGGTCTTATGTGGTCACAAAGTCGAGGCCTGCCGATGCTACCACGCTCCCGTTTGAGTTCCATGATTTACCTATTGCCTTTTTTGGCCTCAGGAGCCCTCGTTGCAGGTCTAGAGTCTCTGTCGCCATGCCCAAAGGAGGGTTGCTAGTTGCTATCCACCCAGATGCATAATCTGTACCTACAAGTATAGATTCGGTTTGGACTTGTTTTGGATCTCCAAAAAATGATCCGaattgctcattttgtttatgatccctgtaaaaaattagctcaccTACATTTCGGTAAAGGCATTTATAAAACCAACTTTACATATgaatacatatacacatatgtACTCCGGGCTGGTTCCACCCACATAAATTTTAACACAATTTGTGACACTTCATTTCAGCCATTGAAATCAATgactaaataagccaagtggcttattttttttcacatttgttaatttttcatcaattttttagggattattgcttcatcgtgacaaaatgaatctaaaaagtaaaaaattacgatcgaaacataatttttttgaataaagacaaaaataagctaataagtcaatttttttgtctttattaaaaaaaaatggatttctatcttaattttttactttttaaatttctcttgtcACGAACAAGCAATAATCTcttaaaatttaataaaaaactaacaaatgcgaattttttttgaataaacacaaaaaaataagccaagtgacaTTATTTAGCTGAACGGCCCTAGGATTAATCTTCTGCCCTCCCTCTCCTCACCTAATCCCACCCTCCTTCCCCACCACACAACCTGACctttttcctgaaccaacttcAGCTGCAGCCGACTCCTCCTTCTCTGGCCGTCTGGCGATTCTTTTTCAGTTACTGAAACAATAAATTAACCACATAAAACATCACATCCTTCGACACAAAACACTATAACAACCGCCGCTCCAGATCCCCTCCTGCCATTCTTCGTCGGCGGCGCCGCATCATAGAAACGCGGAGGTCGGAGAAAGCCTTATTATTGTAACCTTATCCCTTTCCTATTCAAACACTTGCAGAGAGACACATAGAGACGGACCAACCAAACCACAGTCCCCCCATATTAATTCATCAATTCCAGTTTGTTAAAAAGCAACACCCACTTCAAAACCACCTCCACATTCTCAATCGTAATGACATCTACGTGTCTGAGTAATATCCTAAAATTGAAGCAAATGCCGTAGCAGTTGGACCgagaattttgattttggatcTTTGAGTATGGGATCTAGTAGTAGCAACCCAAATGCAGTAGAGTCCTCGTCGTCGTCGCTCCCGTCATCGGTGCGTTCCGCACCGGTGGTTGCTAGGAGGCGGAGGCGACGGCGAGATCGGGTGCGTGACGTGCGTCGTCGGCGGAGGGGGAGGACGGGAGAGGAGAGCACACTCTCTCGTGTATGTATATGATTTTCCAATAACTAAATTAACcgtacgagagagagaggggagtcgCCGAAGACGAAGGTGCCGGCTGCCAGCCGGAGTTGGTTATGTGAAAGGCGGGGTTGTGTGGTGgggaaggagagagggaggaattagatgaggagagggagagggaagagATAGAGTGTTATATTCTTAGTCATTGatttcaatggctgagattgaGTATCacaaattatgtaaaaatatgTGTAGGTAGAACCGGCCCGTATGTGTTTATATTGGGCACGTTTAATGTACATATTTCATTTTTGTGGTGCACTATTTATAATTCAAATAAAGTGGACCACTAATGGACCGCAAAATATCATCAAATCCATAAATAAGTTTGGACCAACATTAATTTGACATCAGTTTGCAATTATTTTAGCACTCCGATGATATTTTGCGGTCCATTAGTGGTCCGCTAAATTATGATCACACAGATTTCCCTAAATTAATTCATAATTTGGAAAATCGCAATTATTTTAGCACtcaacttttttatttatttgtaaaTACACTCCAATTTTTGTCCTACTGTGCttaaaaatacacaaaacaagcactaaaaaacaaattttaaaatgcatTCATATAAAAATGGAGCGctgaaatcattttcctttgaaCTACTTATATTTCGCTACTGATATCGTATTTTAACTCATCTTGTAAATATTCGCTATTAGCACCCATACGTTGAACAAAAAACATCAAACTTGTACGCAACCTTATTTTAAATCAATATAGTACAATGCATATGGTTGCACGTTCCACAAAATTTTGAGAATGTAGCTGGCAAATAATAGAAGCACGTGTATCTCTTTATGGGGGTGTTTTGGCAAGgccatttttgtctttttgcatTCTCCTTATTGCAGTGTGGGTGTTTGACAACTCAATTCTAAAACCCATTTTTGCCCAAGTAGATTTGCTGATTTTgataaaggaaaagagaatGGAGAATGGGATGGGGTCCGGAGGAGCTTTTCTCATTTtggcttttcccattttctgttGATTGATCAAAATACCTAAAAGTATTTTCACATATTTACCGGTTCTGTCCTCCCATTTATTTCATTATCCTCTTCTCACCTCTCGACACCAGATACGGAGAGAGAATATTTATTCTAAACTactatcaaataaaaaaattccaataaaaaaaagtcgAATGTGGtaattgaaaaattcaaatgaaaaaaGTTGAACATCTCCATTTGTTGCTGTGTGGTATGAAAAATTCGTCCTTACACGTCAATCTgaaaaatcaaaggaaaaaatatttacacttgttttaacacaataataaaaGCAAACGGCAATCTTGTAAAAATTCAATCCATAATTTATTTTCGTCATTCATCTATCAACACTACTACTATtttaaaatacattctgcacgtATCTCACAAACACTCTATCATACTAAAAAATACATTCCGACCAtaattcaaaagccaaaaagacaaaaagctaaaaataaaaagtaaaaaagtaattaaagtTACCAAACACTCTCATAATTAGTTTTGGCATTTTAATGAAGTGCATGCATGTAAATGGACGTACGCCAAATAATGTGGTAAATTCATTTGATTTCCAAACAAATTGATATGATCCAAATTCACAAGCATTGGACATTGGATTTGACAAATGAATGACAAACAAAGTTACATGCAcaatcttttagtacttttcaTGGCTAATccaaccccttttttttttttttttacaaaacttaatttcattttggtttacaaaaaatcaaagaaacttatattcgcactccactttttactaatggcgctccacttttaacgtgaagaTGAACAAAGTGCAGCACCATCAGTAAA
Coding sequences:
- the LOC131321584 gene encoding polycomb group protein FIE1, which codes for MAKMGVGLGLEPVVGSLAPSRKREYRVTNRLQEGKRPLYAVVFNFIDSRYFNVFATVGGNRVTVYQCLDGGVIAVLQSYIDDDKDESFYTVTWACSTDGTPLLVAGGINGIIRVIDAGNEKIHKSFVGHGDSINEIRTQPLRPSLVVSASKDESVRLWNVHTGICILIFAGAGGHRNEVLSVDFHPSDIYRIASCGMDNTVKIWSMKEFWTYVEKSFTWTDLPSKFPTKYVQFPVFIASVHSNYVDCNRWLGDFILSKSVDNEIVLWEPKMKEQSPGEGSVDILQKYPVPECDIWFIKFSYDFHYNSAAIGNREGKIFVWELQSSPPVLVARLSHIQSKSAIRQTAMSFDGSTILSCCEDGTIWRWDTVATS